The segment ACTTGCGAGGATTTATCAAACAGATCGAAGAGCGCGGACAGTTGCGTCGAATTAAGACGCTGGTTGATCCGGATCTAGAAATCGCTGAGATTGCAAATCGGATGTTGCAACACGGCGGGCCAGGATTGCTGTTTGAGAATGTGAAAGGGTCAAACTATCCGGTTGCTGTCAATTTGATGGGAACTGTCGAGCGGGTTTGCTGGGCGATGAATATGGAGTCGCCGCTTGAGTTAGAAACGTTGGGGAAAAAGTTAGCGCTGTTGTATCAGCCACGTCCGCCGAAGAAATTTTCTCAAGCGATCGAACTTGGAAAAGTTCTATATGATGTCGTTCAAGCCAAACCTGCGCGGGACTTTTTCCCTCCTTGTCAGCAAATTGTGCTGAAAGAAGGTGAGTTTGATTTTAATCAAATGCCGTTTTTGCGCGTGTATCCGGGTGATGCAGGTAAAGTTGTCACGCTGGGATTGATGATTACGAAAGATCCTGAAACGAAAATTCCGAATGTTGGAGTTTATCGCTTACAGGTGCAATCGCAGAATACGATGACGGTGCAATGGCTTTCGGTGCGTGGCGCGACTCGACATTTAAGAAAAGCAGCAGAACGCGGTGAGAAATTAGAAGTTGCGATCGCGCTCGGGGTTGATCCTCTAATTATTCTGGCGGCGGCAACTCCTTTACCTATCGATCTTTCCGAATGGCTGTTTGCCGGAATTTATGGGGGAACGGGCGTACATTTAGCAAAATGCAAAACCGTTGATCTAGAAGTGCCAGCAGATTCAGAATTTGTGTTTGAAGGAACGATTACACCCGGAGAGACCGGTGTAGATGGGCCTGCGGGTGATCACATGGGGTATTACGGCGGGGTGAATGAGAAAGCGCCCTTGCTCAGATTCAACTGCGTGACGCATCGGAAAGATCCAATTTATTTGACAACCTTTAGTGGTCGTCCACCGAAGGAAGATGCCATGATGGCGCTCGCGTTGAACCGTATCTATACTCCGATTCTGCGTCAGCAAGTCCCAGAGATCATTGATTTCTTCTTGCCGATGGAAGCGTTGAGCTATAAAGCGGCGGTTTTATCGATCGATAAAGCTTATCCAGGTCAAGCGAGACGTGCAGCCTTGGCATTTTGGAGTGCGTTGCCGCAGTTTACTTACACTAAGTTTGTGATTGTGGTCGATAAGGATATCAACATTCGCGATCCGAGAGCCGTAGTCTGGGCGATTACGTCTAAAGTCGATCCGGCGCGGGATGTGTTTATCCTGCCTGAGAATCCATTTGACTCCTTGGACTTTGCGACGGAGAAACCGGGTTTGGGCAGTCGGATGGGAATTGATGCGACGACGAAGATTTTCCCAGAAACAGATCGACCCTGGGCAGACCCGCTGAAGTCTGATCCGGATGTCGCTGCAATGGTCGATCGACGTTGGGCGGAATATGGGCTTGCCGATTTGGAATTGGGTGAGGTTGATCCGAATCTGTTTGGCTACCAAATCGAGCAGTAAGCAGAACAGCAGATCAGATTCGGTTTCAGTTCGTTCATGACATTGAACCTTCTATGCCAAATGGCAGGGAGGAGTATCAGAACTGCGATCGCGCTCTTGATTACGAAATTAGGGAGATGTGTGGATTAAGGCATAGCCTAAACAGAGCATTCTGCCGTAATTATGCACTCAGGCAGAGGCAATTGATCTCTAGCTAAAGAGACAGGTGATTGCACCAGTTGCTGCCTAGACTGAGAAACTAAGCGAGCGAATGACTTGCTAAATTTGTTGAGCTATGGAGGTTTAGCGATGACTTTGACATTCAAGCGGGCGATTACTCCTGGAGTTCTTGCTGCGAGTTTAGTCAGTGCAACTCTGCTGCCGATCAAACCTGCTGCCGCCGATCAAAACATCTGGCGGGACATTGGAATTGGGGCAGGAGTTGGAGCTGCATCTAGCGCAATCACGCGACATAAGGTCGTTCCGAATATTATCAACGGAGCTGCAGCCGGAGCAGCGGTCAATCAATCGCGAGATTTAACCACGAAGAAAGGTCAGCGTCCTGACTTTCTCAGAGATGCTGCTGTGGGTGCAGGAACGGGTGCAGCAGTTGGCTCCGTGACAAATCGCCGTCATGCCGTGCGGAATACTGCGAATGGAGCTGCAGTAGGAGCGGTGATTAATATTCTGACTCCGAAGCCCCGCCGTTAGGAATGGGAGGGGGGATATAGCACTCTTTAGAGAAATGCTATATCCCCCATTCCCCTATTAATTCAGAGAACATTTTCGGTGCGATCGACAACTTGAGTTTTACTCTGCCTTAACCTCAATCTGGTAGATTCCTCCTGATGCGAGTCATGATTGGAGTTCTACCTGATGAAACGCCGGAATTTGTTGCTTTTTCTGAGTGCAGCGGCGGGAACTGCTGCGATCGCGAGTCTTGCAAAGAATCATCAGAAGTTTTCAATCCCTTTTCAGTCTTCTGGCTCGGCAACTATCAGCTTCAAATCAGTTCAAGGTCCAATGCCGCTTTTGACAGATGCAATTGCCTCAGATCAGAGCATTTCGGCATTGGCTCAGTACGAAATTCAAGACGATCTGGTCTTACCTGAAGGCTTTACCTATGATGTGATTGGAGCCTGGGGCGATAAGATTGGAGACTCACGGTTTGGGTATAACAATGACTATCTTTCATTTGTTGAAACGGCTGCAAATGAAGGCTATCTCACCATTAATTTTGAATATATTAGTGCAATTCCTTGGTTGCAGAGCTACTCGAAAGTACTGGGTAAAAAGCTGCCCGTCGAAGCGGTTCAGGCAGAATTGAAAAAGAACGGCGATCGGGGGTTGAATGCGTTTGCATTGGCTGAGAAGAATCTGCTCAAGACTCAGATCGCAACCATCTGCAAAGAAGCCTTGATTGATCAAGGGATGGGTGTGATTTCGATTCGCAAAAATGCAGAAGGCAAGTGGGAACGAACTTTTTCGTCCAACGATCGACGAATTACCGGAATTTCTGGTCTAGAAGATGGACGCTATCTCAAATGCACAGGAGCCGCAAAAGCCGTCTTTGAGAAGAAATCGGGTAAAGGGTATTTGGACAAATTGGGCGATCGTATAATTGGAACGTTTGCAAACTGTGCAGGAGGGACAACGCCTTGGGGCACTGTGCTTAGTGCAGAAGAGAATATTCAAACCCAAGTTCCTGATCCGGTGTATGCAGATGGCACTTCTTTTCCGCCCGATCGCGTGACGTTCAGAATCGACGATGAAGAAGTGTCTGGGCAGGGAAACGTCTTTGGGCTAGCAGGTAATAAGTACGGCTGGATTGTTGAAGTAGATCCTGCGAATCCCAAAGATTTCGGCACAAAGCACACTTGGTTAGGGCGTTATCGACATGAAGCAGTTGGAGTCAGAGCGGAAGCTGGTAAGCCGCTAGCATTTTATTCAGGCTGCGATCGACGAGGTGGACATATTTATAAATTTGTCAGCCGTGAGCAGGTTACTGATCCGAAAGATAAAGCAAATTCTCGGTTACTAGCTGACGGAATGCTTTATGCTGCAAAGTTCAATGAGAATGGCACAGGAGAATGGATTGCGCTCAAAGCAGATACCCCCGTGAATCCTGACGATCCAAGTACGATCGTGGGTGGAATGATCAATCTCCCCAATCGTCCGGCAGGCGGCTTCGCGCCATTTCGCAAGCAAGCAGAGATTGTGAAATACAAACAAAAATTCAAAACCTTGGGCGATCTCTATGAAGGCAATCCAACCGAAAAACAAGGTGCGATTTTGATTGATGCTCACTATGCCGCGAATGCTTGTGGTGCAACCTGTACAGCCCGCCCTGAAGATACAGAAATTGCACCCGATGGTTCACTCTACATTGCGTTTACTTCTGGCTCACCCGATAGTCGCGATGGTGGTCCTGATCAGCGCATTTTCAAAGGGTCGAATGGCGAAGTGCCTTATGAGCATGGATTTGTGATGCACTTAACTGAGGAAGGTAATGATCCGGCTGCAATGACATTTCAGTGGAAAATGCTAGCCCTCGGAGGTGAACCAACCGCAGGTGGTGCGGGCTTCTCGAATCCGGATAACTTAATGATTGACCCTGATGGGCATGTTTGGATTGTGACGGATATGTCGTCTGACAAGCTCAATAAAGCAGTGCCAAAACGGGTTGGTAAAAACGGAGTTCCAATCAGCCAGTCGAATTTGCGCGGATTGTTTGGCAATAATAGTCTGTGGTTTGTTCCAACTTCGGGCGAGAATGCTGGCGAGGCGTATTTGTTTGCGATGGCTCCGATGGAGGCAGAACTTACAGGACCATTTATGAGTCGCGATCGCCAATCTCTCTTTTTGGCAGTTCAGCATCCTGGCGAATTTAAAGGGATTCGCCAGGGGATGAAATCTGAGGCTCGGCAATTTGCGATGAGAACACCGGATGGGAAAGATTTTACCCAAATCCGTCAAGTGCCGCTTGGATCTAATTTTCCGAGTAAAAAAGCGGATGCGCCACCTCGTCCTTGTGTCGTGGTGGTGTCGAGAGATGCAGGAAAAGCGATCGCAGGTTACGCTACAGATACAACGATCGTCTAAGACACGCGATACGGTTCGACTTCGCTTCACTTATGGCAACAGAGCCAAAGCAGAGTGAGCAAAGTCGAACCTTGAGTTTTAGAATCGCAGACCGACTCCACCTTGCAGGGTTGCGGCTGTGCCCCCATTCTTATAGCCATCAAACGCAATCACCGCATTGCCAAATACGACAACATTGCTGTTGGGTAATGCATAATCAATCCCTGGCTGAATCGCAAAACTAGTGCGATTTCCCAACACCGTATCTCCGCCGAGCGGAATCGAAGCCCCTGCTCCGATATAAATATCAGTCTGCCAATTCAGTGGGTAATCGTAAGAAACGGTGGGTACGATTGCGGTTCCACTGCCAATAAACGCTTGGGCGCGCAATGATATGGGTGCTCTGAGAAACTTGTAGCGTCCAGCCACAACCGCTGAAACGCGACTTCCATCTCCATCTCCGCTCGACAATCCAAATGCTGGTCCCACACCGACATAGCTACCATATGCGGCTTGCGCAGAAGCAGGCGCTTGAATTGCACAAATTCCGATGAGCGCTGCTCCACAAATACCAAGTTTTTTATCGAATCGTCCAAACAAACCTGTTAAAAATTCCATTGCTCGACTCCTCATGACCAGGAACAGCGACGCACCAAAATGCGATCGAATTATTTTTCATCATACCGAAGAATGCCCGATTCTCAAGCCCTACGCACTTAGTTTTGATCAGAACTTTGATCAGAAATAAAAGACTTTGGCGGAAACTTTTAGAATAGGGAAAGCTCCATTTATTCTGATTCGTTATGTCTGATTCTGCACTGGGCGATCGCTATTCTAATTTGATTGAACAAATTATTCAGCAAACGCTGAAGGGGAATATTCGATCCAAAGAACAGGTTTATCAAATGCTGGTGCAAGAGATTGAACCGGATAGCGGTGAAGTGTTTGATGCCAAATTTCGCGATCGCATGGTGCAGACTCAAACCACAGCGAATGATAAAAGTGATGAGTTAAAACAGGCGAAAGCGATGCGAGCGATGCGGGCATTGCAGACGATTGAAGGAGAATGGAAACGCTGGCAATCGGACAATCAAAATAGAAGTGCGATCGCAACTTCTGTGCGGCAACTTAATCAGGCAGATAAACGCGATCGCATTCTGATTTTTCTGACGTTAAGCG is part of the Leptolyngbya boryana PCC 6306 genome and harbors:
- a CDS encoding UbiD family decarboxylase; protein product: MPRDLRGFIKQIEERGQLRRIKTLVDPDLEIAEIANRMLQHGGPGLLFENVKGSNYPVAVNLMGTVERVCWAMNMESPLELETLGKKLALLYQPRPPKKFSQAIELGKVLYDVVQAKPARDFFPPCQQIVLKEGEFDFNQMPFLRVYPGDAGKVVTLGLMITKDPETKIPNVGVYRLQVQSQNTMTVQWLSVRGATRHLRKAAERGEKLEVAIALGVDPLIILAAATPLPIDLSEWLFAGIYGGTGVHLAKCKTVDLEVPADSEFVFEGTITPGETGVDGPAGDHMGYYGGVNEKAPLLRFNCVTHRKDPIYLTTFSGRPPKEDAMMALALNRIYTPILRQQVPEIIDFFLPMEALSYKAAVLSIDKAYPGQARRAALAFWSALPQFTYTKFVIVVDKDINIRDPRAVVWAITSKVDPARDVFILPENPFDSLDFATEKPGLGSRMGIDATTKIFPETDRPWADPLKSDPDVAAMVDRRWAEYGLADLELGEVDPNLFGYQIEQ
- a CDS encoding YMGG-like glycine zipper-containing protein codes for the protein MTLTFKRAITPGVLAASLVSATLLPIKPAAADQNIWRDIGIGAGVGAASSAITRHKVVPNIINGAAAGAAVNQSRDLTTKKGQRPDFLRDAAVGAGTGAAVGSVTNRRHAVRNTANGAAVGAVINILTPKPRR
- a CDS encoding PhoX family protein, whose amino-acid sequence is MKRRNLLLFLSAAAGTAAIASLAKNHQKFSIPFQSSGSATISFKSVQGPMPLLTDAIASDQSISALAQYEIQDDLVLPEGFTYDVIGAWGDKIGDSRFGYNNDYLSFVETAANEGYLTINFEYISAIPWLQSYSKVLGKKLPVEAVQAELKKNGDRGLNAFALAEKNLLKTQIATICKEALIDQGMGVISIRKNAEGKWERTFSSNDRRITGISGLEDGRYLKCTGAAKAVFEKKSGKGYLDKLGDRIIGTFANCAGGTTPWGTVLSAEENIQTQVPDPVYADGTSFPPDRVTFRIDDEEVSGQGNVFGLAGNKYGWIVEVDPANPKDFGTKHTWLGRYRHEAVGVRAEAGKPLAFYSGCDRRGGHIYKFVSREQVTDPKDKANSRLLADGMLYAAKFNENGTGEWIALKADTPVNPDDPSTIVGGMINLPNRPAGGFAPFRKQAEIVKYKQKFKTLGDLYEGNPTEKQGAILIDAHYAANACGATCTARPEDTEIAPDGSLYIAFTSGSPDSRDGGPDQRIFKGSNGEVPYEHGFVMHLTEEGNDPAAMTFQWKMLALGGEPTAGGAGFSNPDNLMIDPDGHVWIVTDMSSDKLNKAVPKRVGKNGVPISQSNLRGLFGNNSLWFVPTSGENAGEAYLFAMAPMEAELTGPFMSRDRQSLFLAVQHPGEFKGIRQGMKSEARQFAMRTPDGKDFTQIRQVPLGSNFPSKKADAPPRPCVVVVSRDAGKAIAGYATDTTIV